In Rosa chinensis cultivar Old Blush chromosome 1, RchiOBHm-V2, whole genome shotgun sequence, a genomic segment contains:
- the LOC112196818 gene encoding membrane-associated kinase regulator 5 — protein sequence METLYFLKFWKPNPSPIAIPSPLVETDNEFEVEEEEEEDSFFDLEISTESNTKTHEESSKLYSKEAKTEPTLSVPPPPSDPISKRKILPIEPISKPQSPIALLKSAPKFGVSIFKKPKSASTKKTEKTGETESSILMETQKQKKPEAISNEASCPSKLTRDNSSRKTGRILQSQSSDDSKTERFSKDVINKYLKLIKPLYLKVSRRYSDKVKVSGDLPMASPTSSPAVSMYSPRKERQGNIPAGIRVVCKHLGKSKSATAAMAVVPPVNRRDDSLVLQADGIQSAILHCKRSFNSRDSSCLSRSTSWTSSSMNSYSSDSSMLSRFAIESHERSARSSIEEELACF from the exons ATGGAGACTCTGTACTTTCTTAAGTTCTGGAAACCCAATCCTTCTCCCATTGCAATTCCCAGTCCTTTGGTAGAAACAGACAACGAATTTGAggtggaagaggaggaagaggaagactcGTTCTTCGATTTGGAGATTAGTACAGaatcaaacaccaaaacccacGAGGAAAGTTCGAAGCTTTACTCAAAAGAAGCCAAAACAGAACCAACCCTTTctgttcctcctcctccttctgatcCAATTTCCAAAAGGAAAATCCTCCCAATTGAACCCATTTCCAAGCCTCAGTCCCCCATTGCTCTACTCAAATCAGCTCCAAAGTTTGGGGTGTCGATTTtcaaaaaacccaaatcagcTTCAACTAAGAAGACAGAGAAAACAGGGGAAACAGAGTCCAGCATTTTGATGGAGACCCAGAAGCAGAAAAAGCCAGAAGCCATAAGCAATGAAGCTTCATGCCCTTCTAAGCTGACCAGGGACAACAGTTCGAGAAAAACTGGAAGGATATTGCAGAGCCAGAGCTCCGATGATTCGAAAACAGAGCGGTTTTCAAAGGATGTGATAAACAAGTACCTGAAGCTAATCAAGCCTCTGTACTTGAAAGTTTCCAGGAGGTACAGTGACAAGGTGAAGGTTTCCGGCGACTTGCCGATGGCATCGCCGACGTCGTCGCCGGCGGTGTCTATGTACTCCCCTAGGAAGGAGAGGCAGGGGAATATTCCTGCCGGGATTCGAGTTGTTTGTAAGCATCTTGGGAAGAGCAAGTCGGCCACGGCGGCGATGGCGGTGGTGCCGCCGGTGAACCGGAGAGACGACTCGCTGGTGCTTCAAGCAGATGGGATTCAGAGCGCCATTCTGCATTGCAAGAGATCATTCAATTCTAGAG ATTCTTCTTGCCTATCAAGATCAACAAGTTGGACTAGTTCGTCCATGAACTCATATTCTAGTG ATTCTTCTATGCTATCACGGTTTGCGATCGAATCCCATGAGAGATCTGCGAGAAGCTCCATAGAGGAAGAGCTAGCATGCTTCTGA